One part of the Olleya sp. YS genome encodes these proteins:
- a CDS encoding cytochrome c, with the protein MKINFLIVIVFLLFFSCNSSDKKVVSKELSASIDAGQTVYQNFCLNCHMANGEGIEKVYPPLANSDYLKNNLEASIRATKYGLKGKIIVNDKVYNNVMAPMGLSNQEVADVMNYISNSWNNKNNSLITPEQVSKIQPK; encoded by the coding sequence ATGAAAATTAATTTTTTAATTGTAATAGTATTCCTATTGTTTTTTAGCTGTAATTCGTCAGATAAAAAAGTAGTCTCAAAAGAATTATCAGCATCAATAGACGCTGGACAAACTGTCTACCAAAACTTTTGTTTAAACTGTCATATGGCTAATGGAGAAGGTATAGAAAAAGTATATCCTCCCTTAGCAAATTCTGATTATTTAAAAAATAATTTAGAAGCCAGCATCAGAGCCACTAAATATGGCTTAAAAGGAAAAATAATAGTAAATGACAAAGTGTATAACAATGTAATGGCTCCAATGGGATTAAGTAATCAAGAAGTTGCTGATGTTATGAACTATATTTCAAACAGTTGGAACAATAAAAATAACTCACTAATAACTCCTGAACAAGTTTCAAAAATTCAACCTAAATAA
- the udk gene encoding uridine kinase → MLIIGIAGGTGCGKTTVVNQILNQLPEGEVGVISQDSYYKDTTHLSYDERVKINFDHPRSIDFELLEQHLKDLKDGQTIEQPVYSFVKHNRTGDTIKTIPRKVMIVEGILILTHPELRDMFDIKIFVHADSDERLIRRLKRDITERGRDIDEVLTRYQNTLKPMHQQFIEPMKEYADIIIPNNKYNTVAVDIVKTIINEKLQ, encoded by the coding sequence ATGCTTATTATAGGAATAGCTGGAGGTACAGGTTGCGGTAAAACAACTGTTGTTAATCAAATTTTAAATCAATTACCTGAAGGAGAAGTTGGTGTCATTTCTCAAGATTCATATTACAAAGATACCACTCACCTATCTTATGACGAACGTGTTAAAATTAATTTTGACCATCCACGCTCTATAGATTTTGAGTTATTAGAACAGCATTTAAAAGACCTAAAAGATGGTCAAACTATAGAACAGCCTGTATATTCGTTTGTTAAGCATAACAGAACTGGTGACACCATTAAGACCATACCAAGAAAAGTGATGATTGTTGAAGGTATTTTAATACTGACGCATCCAGAATTAAGAGATATGTTTGATATTAAAATTTTTGTACATGCAGATAGTGACGAGCGTTTAATAAGACGATTAAAACGAGACATTACAGAGCGTGGACGTGATATAGACGAAGTGTTAACACGTTATCAAAATACGTTAAAACCAATGCATCAACAATTTATAGAACCTATGAAAGAGTATGCAGACATTATTATACCTAACAATAAATATAATACTGTAGCGGTTGATATTGTTAAGACTATTATTAACGAGAAGTTGCAATAA
- a CDS encoding septum formation initiator family protein, producing MKTKWYKNVYIIILIIFGIWMIFFDTNSLVNHHDVNKEKNKLEEQKDYYKTQINQDKEAYQELNSDEGLETFAREKYYMKKENEDIYIIEYEDSLKTNNNE from the coding sequence ATGAAAACAAAGTGGTACAAAAACGTTTATATTATTATCCTTATCATTTTTGGTATATGGATGATTTTTTTTGATACCAATTCTTTAGTCAATCATCATGATGTTAATAAAGAAAAAAATAAGCTTGAAGAACAAAAAGACTATTACAAAACCCAAATCAATCAAGATAAAGAAGCTTACCAAGAGCTGAATAGCGATGAAGGATTAGAAACCTTTGCAAGAGAAAAATATTACATGAAAAAAGAAAACGAGGATATTTACATCATCGAATATGAAGACAGCCTAAAGACCAACAATAATGAGTAA
- a CDS encoding methylmalonyl-CoA mutase subunit beta: MSKSLFSAFENVSSKAWKQKIQVDLKGADYNDTLIWKTTEGIDVRPFYHQDEIDNTFLIQPQQWSVGQIIFVQNETAANQKAIDAIQRGAETIKFIIPNPDISIEKTLEAIDSNITNIQLELQFFDPQFIDQVAQISAKAQLIVDPIGQLAATGNWFKNEEHTLVFGESLTINTTTYQNAGATSVQQLAYGLAHLNEYLNRAEGKSLKTIHFNVSVGTNYFFEIAKLRALRVLYNTLASEYQCEAQLHIHAIPTKRNKTIYDYNTNMLRTTTECMSAILGGANTVFNLPYDAIYHKDNEFGERIARNQLLILKHESYFDAVHNASDGSYYIETLTTQLSEKALALFKDIEANGGFIAQLKAGTIQKKIKESANKEQELFNNGKLTLLGTNKHPNKNDKMKHELELFPFVKINPRKTLIQPIIEKRLAETVEQDRLKTE, encoded by the coding sequence ATGAGTAAATCACTTTTTTCTGCATTTGAAAACGTATCGTCTAAAGCTTGGAAACAAAAAATTCAAGTCGATTTAAAAGGTGCTGACTATAACGACACCTTAATTTGGAAAACTACCGAAGGTATTGACGTTAGACCATTTTATCATCAAGATGAGATAGACAACACCTTCCTGATTCAACCTCAACAATGGTCAGTTGGGCAAATTATTTTTGTTCAAAACGAAACTGCTGCAAACCAAAAAGCAATTGATGCCATTCAAAGAGGTGCAGAAACCATTAAATTTATAATTCCTAACCCAGATATTTCTATTGAAAAAACGCTAGAAGCTATAGATTCTAACATTACAAATATTCAGTTAGAACTTCAATTTTTTGACCCACAATTTATTGACCAAGTGGCTCAAATTTCTGCGAAAGCACAACTTATAGTAGACCCAATAGGTCAATTAGCAGCTACAGGAAACTGGTTTAAAAACGAAGAACACACACTAGTTTTTGGTGAGTCGTTAACTATTAACACTACCACTTATCAAAACGCAGGCGCAACTAGCGTACAACAACTAGCGTATGGCTTAGCCCATTTAAACGAGTATCTAAATCGCGCAGAAGGTAAGTCTTTAAAGACTATTCATTTCAACGTGTCTGTTGGGACAAATTACTTTTTTGAAATTGCAAAACTCAGAGCGTTACGTGTGTTGTACAACACCTTAGCTTCAGAATACCAATGTGAAGCGCAATTGCATATTCATGCTATTCCAACCAAACGCAACAAAACTATTTACGATTACAATACCAATATGTTGCGTACCACTACAGAATGTATGAGTGCTATTTTAGGTGGTGCCAATACCGTTTTTAATTTACCATACGACGCCATTTACCATAAAGACAATGAGTTTGGAGAGCGTATTGCCAGAAATCAGTTATTAATCTTAAAACACGAAAGCTATTTTGACGCAGTCCATAATGCATCAGACGGTAGTTATTATATAGAAACCCTAACCACGCAATTGTCAGAAAAAGCACTAGCTCTGTTTAAAGATATAGAAGCCAATGGAGGATTTATTGCACAATTAAAAGCGGGAACCATTCAGAAAAAAATAAAAGAAAGCGCTAATAAAGAACAAGAGTTATTTAATAATGGTAAACTAACACTTTTAGGGACTAACAAACACCCAAATAAAAATGACAAAATGAAACACGAGCTAGAACTGTTTCCGTTTGTTAAAATAAACCCTAGAAAAACCCTTATTCAACCTATTATTGAAAAACGATTAGCCGAAACAGTAGAACAAGATAGATTAAAAACCGAATAA
- the scpA gene encoding methylmalonyl-CoA mutase, translating into MTRKNLQHITLTASAKSQKPKATSTFLTAEDIPVSSNYSKADLKDVEHLDFVAGIAPNLRGPYSTMYVRRPWTIRQYAGFSTAEESNAFYRRNLAAGQKGLSVAFDLATHRGYDSDHERVVGDVGKAGVAIDSVEDMKVLFDQIPLDKMSVSMTMNGAVLPIMAFYIVAAEEQGVQPEQLAGTIQNDILKEFMVRNTYIYPPTPSMKIISDIFEYTSKNMPKFNSISISGYHMQEAGATCDIELAYTLADGLEYIRKGLDAGMDIDTFAPRLSFFWAIGMNHFMEIAKMRAARMLWAKLVKQFNPKNQKSLALRTHCQTSGWSLTEQDPFNNVARTTIEAAAAAFGGTQSLHTNALDEAIALPTDFSARIARNTQIFLQEETHITKTVDPWAGSYYVEKLTHDIAQKAWSLIEEVEALGGMTKAIEAGIPKLRIEEAAARKQARIDSGQDIIVGVNKYVLEEEDAISTLEVDNQTVRLQQIEGLTKIKAQRNSNKVNQALANLTEAAKTGQENLLSLAVVAARERATLGEISDALEAVFGRYKAQIKSFSGVYSKEIKNDKSFAKAKELADQFAEQEGRRPRIMIAKMGQDGHDRGAKVVATGYADVGFDVDIGPLFQTPQEAAKQAVENDVHILGVSSLAAGHKTLVPQVIEALKKYGREDIMVIVGGVIPKQDYQYLFDAGAVAVFGPGTKISDAAIKILEILID; encoded by the coding sequence ATGACCAGAAAAAACCTTCAACATATCACCTTAACCGCTTCAGCTAAAAGCCAAAAGCCAAAAGCTACCAGCACTTTCTTAACTGCAGAAGACATTCCTGTCTCATCCAACTATTCTAAAGCAGATTTAAAAGACGTTGAGCATCTAGATTTTGTCGCAGGAATTGCTCCAAATCTTCGTGGTCCTTATAGTACTATGTATGTTAGAAGACCTTGGACCATACGTCAATATGCAGGATTTAGTACAGCTGAAGAAAGTAATGCGTTTTACAGACGTAACCTTGCTGCAGGACAAAAAGGATTATCGGTTGCTTTCGATTTAGCCACACACAGAGGTTATGACTCCGATCACGAACGTGTGGTTGGCGATGTTGGAAAAGCTGGAGTTGCTATAGATAGTGTTGAAGACATGAAAGTGCTCTTCGACCAGATTCCGTTAGATAAAATGTCGGTGTCTATGACTATGAATGGTGCTGTGTTACCCATTATGGCATTTTACATTGTTGCAGCAGAAGAACAAGGTGTACAACCAGAACAGCTAGCGGGAACCATTCAAAATGATATTTTAAAGGAGTTTATGGTACGTAATACTTACATCTATCCGCCTACACCATCCATGAAAATTATATCTGATATTTTTGAATATACTAGTAAGAACATGCCAAAATTTAATAGTATTAGTATTTCAGGATACCATATGCAAGAAGCTGGTGCGACTTGCGATATCGAGTTAGCTTACACGCTTGCAGATGGTTTAGAATATATCAGAAAAGGACTAGATGCAGGCATGGATATAGACACTTTTGCACCAAGATTATCGTTTTTCTGGGCAATTGGGATGAACCATTTTATGGAAATTGCAAAAATGCGTGCAGCACGTATGTTATGGGCAAAATTAGTAAAACAATTTAATCCAAAAAACCAAAAAAGTTTAGCCTTACGTACACATTGCCAAACTAGTGGATGGAGCTTAACAGAGCAAGACCCATTTAACAATGTAGCACGTACCACTATTGAAGCTGCAGCTGCAGCGTTTGGTGGCACCCAAAGTTTACATACCAACGCGTTAGACGAAGCTATCGCGCTACCAACAGATTTTTCGGCACGTATTGCACGTAACACACAAATATTTTTACAAGAAGAAACCCATATTACAAAAACGGTCGACCCTTGGGCAGGCAGTTATTATGTGGAAAAATTAACCCATGATATTGCTCAAAAAGCCTGGTCTTTAATTGAAGAAGTTGAAGCATTAGGAGGCATGACCAAAGCTATTGAAGCTGGTATCCCAAAACTACGTATAGAAGAAGCTGCAGCCCGAAAACAAGCACGTATCGATTCTGGACAAGACATTATTGTTGGAGTTAACAAATACGTATTGGAAGAGGAAGATGCTATCTCTACTTTAGAAGTCGACAACCAAACCGTCCGTTTACAACAAATAGAAGGGTTAACAAAAATAAAAGCCCAACGTAACTCTAATAAAGTTAACCAAGCCTTAGCTAATTTAACCGAAGCTGCTAAGACAGGTCAAGAGAATCTATTATCTTTAGCAGTAGTAGCAGCAAGAGAACGCGCAACTTTAGGCGAAATTAGTGACGCTTTAGAAGCTGTTTTTGGACGTTATAAAGCACAAATCAAATCTTTTTCTGGCGTGTATAGTAAAGAAATTAAAAATGATAAATCGTTTGCAAAAGCCAAAGAGCTAGCAGACCAATTTGCAGAGCAAGAGGGTCGCAGACCACGTATTATGATTGCTAAAATGGGACAAGATGGTCACGACAGAGGTGCCAAAGTCGTCGCTACTGGTTATGCAGACGTCGGTTTTGACGTCGATATTGGACCATTGTTCCAAACACCACAAGAAGCAGCTAAACAAGCAGTAGAAAACGACGTGCATATTTTAGGGGTTTCTAGTTTGGCAGCAGGACACAAAACCTTAGTCCCACAAGTCATTGAAGCACTTAAAAAGTATGGACGTGAAGACATCATGGTTATTGTTGGTGGTGTCATCCCAAAACAAGATTACCAATATTTATTTGATGCAGGCGCAGTTGCTGTCTTTGGTCCTGGAACCAAAATTAGCGATGCTGCTATTAAGATTTTGGAGATTTTGATTGATTAG
- a CDS encoding AraC family transcriptional regulator: MNFILGIGIGISLLAIFQLMKEKNAKLISTKIAVLINIVWIVRLAFFLIKDSEIALKFPILLMLDQNLLLLDSVVLWMYSKSLLNTAKFKVKTLLNFLPFIIGFLISVATYLSVPNELIVEQYIKMNNNISSNKSLFTIDVLVLFLVIIIISIIYFSKSIVEIKKYNSILYNHFSSLKNINANWILKFHGLWISLFLIPIILYFINYMYPIINIKILLSIMIIIQVLFSFIFNSNVLSQNYVRIPEKSNIKQDNKSIKEFEEQISKLKKTLNTNKYYQDENLSLVKLSSYLNIKPTELTEIIKCSEFENFYDLINTYRIESIKKELLSSTEQIMIIAYNNGFNSKSAFNRIFKDKIGQTPSNYRSLYKNTS; encoded by the coding sequence ATGAATTTTATTTTAGGAATAGGTATTGGAATAAGTCTATTAGCAATTTTTCAACTGATGAAAGAAAAAAACGCTAAACTTATTTCTACCAAAATAGCTGTTTTAATAAATATAGTTTGGATTGTTAGGCTTGCTTTTTTTCTGATTAAAGATTCTGAAATAGCTTTAAAATTTCCAATCTTATTGATGTTGGATCAAAACTTGCTACTGTTGGACAGTGTCGTTTTATGGATGTATTCAAAATCTTTATTAAACACTGCTAAATTTAAAGTTAAAACACTTCTTAATTTTCTTCCCTTTATAATAGGATTTTTAATTTCTGTAGCTACTTACCTATCTGTTCCCAACGAATTAATTGTAGAGCAATACATTAAAATGAATAACAACATTAGTAGTAATAAATCTCTTTTTACAATAGATGTCTTAGTCCTTTTCTTAGTAATCATAATAATATCAATCATTTATTTTAGTAAGAGTATTGTAGAGATAAAAAAGTACAACAGTATTCTCTATAATCATTTTTCTAGCTTAAAAAATATTAATGCCAATTGGATTTTAAAGTTTCATGGTCTGTGGATTTCTCTTTTTTTGATTCCAATAATTCTATACTTTATTAATTATATGTATCCAATAATTAACATTAAAATCCTATTAAGTATTATGATTATAATTCAAGTCTTATTTTCATTTATTTTTAATTCAAATGTATTATCTCAAAACTATGTTAGAATACCTGAAAAAAGCAATATAAAACAAGACAACAAATCAATAAAGGAATTTGAAGAGCAAATAAGTAAGTTAAAAAAGACTCTAAATACAAATAAATACTATCAAGATGAGAATCTTTCGTTAGTTAAACTTTCAAGCTACCTAAATATCAAACCTACAGAATTAACTGAAATAATTAAATGTAGTGAGTTTGAAAATTTTTATGATTTGATTAATACATATAGAATAGAATCTATAAAAAAAGAACTCCTATCATCTACAGAACAAATTATGATTATAGCCTACAATAATGGCTTTAATAGTAAATCTGCTTTTAACAGAATATTTAAAGATAAAATAGGACAAACGCCAAGTAATTATAGAAGTTTATATAAAAATACGTCCTAA
- a CDS encoding CPBP family intramembrane metalloprotease — MKKVWQKTPALLKALLLNIVLLYPIVTINQIIIQLNLKYFPKYGISLIPILIILYLYWKVITKWNPYINKDDIKLSFKFNIVNIKNILIVLGLGLFTVITIYFSYIFFDIDNSPQLGYIKSFSNNNIITAIPLLLGLALTAGIAEEVTYRGFIQNTTHRKYSKIISYLIIGILFSIAHFLPLELIAPYILISIAYSFIADKQKSTGLVIFTHFLSDFALFLLIYFNVIS, encoded by the coding sequence ATGAAAAAAGTTTGGCAAAAGACACCTGCATTATTAAAAGCATTATTATTGAACATAGTTTTATTATATCCAATAGTAACTATTAATCAAATTATAATACAACTCAACCTTAAGTACTTTCCAAAGTATGGTATTAGTTTAATCCCTATTTTAATTATACTCTATTTATACTGGAAAGTTATCACTAAATGGAATCCATATATAAATAAAGACGATATTAAATTAAGCTTTAAGTTTAACATTGTAAATATAAAAAACATTTTAATCGTTTTAGGTTTAGGTTTATTTACAGTAATAACTATATACTTTAGTTACATATTTTTTGATATAGACAACTCTCCTCAATTAGGATATATAAAATCATTTTCTAATAATAATATTATAACAGCTATTCCTCTTTTACTAGGATTAGCACTTACAGCTGGTATAGCAGAAGAAGTTACTTATAGAGGTTTTATACAGAATACTACACACAGAAAATACTCTAAAATTATTAGTTATTTAATTATTGGAATATTATTTTCAATAGCTCATTTTTTACCATTAGAATTAATAGCGCCATATATTTTAATTTCAATTGCGTATAGTTTTATTGCTGATAAACAGAAATCAACTGGATTGGTAATATTTACACATTTTCTATCTGATTTTGCATTGTTTTTATTGATTTATTTCAATGTAATATCATAG
- a CDS encoding metallophosphoesterase produces the protein MIMITVRPFKLCTTLLLLGLFLGVQSFILAQQSSTFKTTTKDSLKTKKLKAIALDGIDGPYIINDKLYRVTATNQVVTSVIDKDSILVQVNNKDKDAFYVSLQSDYTYPETNYTQPDNMVVISDIEGNFNAFSSFLIANNIIDNNYNWSYGNGQLVLVGDFVDRGKNVTQVLWLIYKLDYQARQHNGQLHFILGNHEILNFYGNYKYNHGKYIKVAQEISQIKNKKEAVKYLYSEASELGKWLASKNVIEKIGNYIFVHGGLSPELLDYQLSLEDINKLSRLRYHDKKYPKDKTLNFLYGPKGPFWYRGLVVERSKYNKITSQDLDAILNYYEATKIVIGHTPVTDVSTDFEGKIIRTDVLHDTVKFTNKTKGLLIENNQEFVIDAIATKMVLQ, from the coding sequence ATGATTATGATAACTGTAAGACCTTTTAAACTTTGCACAACACTTTTGTTGTTGGGCTTGTTTTTGGGTGTGCAGTCGTTTATCCTTGCCCAACAATCCTCAACATTTAAAACTACTACAAAAGATAGTTTAAAGACCAAAAAACTAAAAGCAATTGCTTTAGATGGTATTGATGGTCCTTATATAATTAATGACAAACTCTACAGAGTGACTGCGACTAACCAAGTAGTTACTTCTGTTATTGACAAAGATTCTATTTTAGTTCAAGTAAACAACAAAGATAAAGATGCATTTTATGTGTCGTTACAGTCCGATTATACGTACCCAGAAACCAATTATACCCAACCTGACAACATGGTGGTTATCTCAGATATTGAAGGTAACTTTAATGCGTTTTCTAGCTTTTTAATAGCTAACAATATTATAGATAATAATTACAATTGGAGTTATGGTAATGGACAACTGGTTTTGGTTGGCGACTTTGTAGATAGAGGCAAAAACGTGACACAAGTCCTGTGGTTAATCTATAAATTAGACTATCAAGCTAGACAGCATAATGGACAACTTCATTTTATATTAGGTAATCATGAAATCTTAAACTTTTATGGCAACTACAAATACAATCATGGTAAATACATAAAAGTCGCCCAAGAGATTAGCCAAATAAAAAACAAAAAAGAGGCTGTTAAATACCTCTATTCTGAAGCTTCAGAATTAGGTAAATGGTTAGCCTCAAAAAACGTGATTGAAAAAATTGGGAACTATATTTTTGTACATGGTGGATTAAGTCCAGAGTTATTAGACTATCAATTAAGCTTGGAAGATATTAATAAATTATCGCGTTTAAGATATCATGACAAAAAGTATCCAAAAGACAAGACCCTAAACTTTTTATATGGTCCTAAAGGTCCGTTTTGGTACAGAGGTTTGGTGGTAGAACGATCTAAATATAACAAGATAACAAGTCAAGACCTTGATGCTATTTTAAACTACTATGAAGCTACAAAAATAGTGATTGGTCACACACCTGTTACAGATGTTTCAACCGATTTTGAAGGTAAAATTATTAGAACAGACGTGTTACATGACACAGTTAAGTTTACCAATAAAACCAAAGGATTATTGATAGAAAATAACCAAGAATTTGTTATTGATGCGATAGCAACAAAAATGGTGTTACAGTAG
- a CDS encoding CotH kinase family protein, with the protein MKHIIQVLLLICFVHTYAQDIVAEEGSFGVDDNNKIIVWHTSNLDSIVSSHKTITSLKFDKIYTLEDASSNLSYTNQYKVSNGNSYTLFITKLPLIHITIDTSKIDRFSKIPGYFTYYNKGEYKKSLMGVRHRGNLSLTFPKKSYDIEFWTDSITKDSKDLKFKGMRSDDDWILDGMFNEPLRLRSHISTKLWTKVHKPYYADKEPKAKSGFEVKYVEVFKNNQYYGLYQFSESVDRKQLKLKKHDKKTIYGELYKANSYDGGPDFTKAPKYNNLFPHWAGFRVEYPLIDYEADWKNLSDFVNLVVNGSDNDFINNIDKHVQIDNVIDYYLFINVVRATDNLGKNYYLGKYTTGEPYFFVAWDLDGVMGIIQDGKRENYTNDILGNGLFNRLIQLNPNNYNQKLKERWTALRANQFSNDNLLSKIETIYNRFTTENIYKREQLVWINKLNDTSNQDHYTYLTTWVNKRMSHLDTYFNSL; encoded by the coding sequence ATGAAACATATAATTCAGGTACTACTTTTAATTTGCTTTGTTCATACTTATGCTCAAGATATTGTTGCTGAAGAAGGTAGTTTTGGTGTGGATGATAACAATAAAATTATTGTTTGGCACACTTCTAATTTAGATTCTATTGTTTCTTCACATAAAACAATAACCAGTTTAAAATTTGACAAGATTTATACACTTGAAGACGCTTCTTCAAACTTATCTTATACCAATCAATATAAAGTGTCAAATGGAAACAGTTATACCTTGTTTATCACAAAATTGCCACTAATTCATATTACAATCGATACCTCTAAAATAGACCGATTTTCTAAAATTCCTGGATATTTTACCTATTACAATAAGGGTGAATACAAAAAAAGTTTAATGGGAGTGAGACACAGAGGAAATTTATCGCTAACCTTTCCTAAAAAGTCTTATGATATCGAGTTTTGGACAGATAGTATTACCAAAGATAGCAAAGACCTAAAATTTAAAGGGATGCGATCTGACGACGATTGGATTTTGGATGGTATGTTTAACGAGCCTTTACGTTTGCGCTCTCATATCTCTACAAAATTATGGACCAAAGTCCATAAGCCTTATTACGCAGATAAAGAACCTAAAGCCAAAAGTGGATTTGAGGTCAAGTATGTTGAGGTCTTTAAAAATAACCAGTATTATGGATTGTATCAGTTTTCAGAATCTGTAGATAGAAAGCAATTGAAGCTTAAAAAACACGACAAAAAAACGATTTATGGAGAATTGTATAAAGCTAATTCTTACGATGGTGGACCAGATTTTACTAAAGCACCCAAGTATAATAACCTGTTTCCGCATTGGGCTGGTTTTAGGGTAGAATACCCTTTAATAGATTATGAAGCTGATTGGAAAAACCTTTCAGACTTTGTTAATCTAGTGGTTAATGGATCTGATAACGACTTCATTAATAACATAGACAAGCATGTGCAAATAGATAATGTTATTGATTATTACCTTTTTATAAATGTGGTGAGAGCTACCGATAATTTGGGTAAAAACTATTATTTAGGAAAGTACACTACTGGCGAACCGTATTTTTTTGTGGCTTGGGATTTAGATGGTGTTATGGGTATTATTCAGGATGGAAAACGCGAAAATTACACCAACGATATTTTAGGAAATGGCTTGTTTAATAGATTAATACAATTAAACCCTAATAATTATAACCAAAAGCTTAAAGAAAGATGGACCGCTTTAAGAGCTAATCAGTTTAGTAATGACAATTTGTTGTCTAAAATTGAAACCATTTACAACAGATTTACCACAGAAAACATCTATAAACGCGAACAATTAGTCTGGATCAATAAGCTAAACGACACCTCTAATCAAGACCATTACACCTACTTAACCACTTGGGTTAATAAACGTATGAGTCATTTAGATACTTATTTTAATTCGTTATAA
- a CDS encoding AAA family ATPase: MGKIIAIANQKGGVGKTTTSVNLAASLGVLEKKVLLIDADPQANATSGLGIDVESVDIGTYQLLEHTNSAKQAIVKTETPNLDIIPAHIDLVAIEIELVDKDEREYMLKKALQDIKNDYDFILIDCAPSLGLLTLNALTAADAVIIPIQCEYFALEGLGKLLNTVKSVQKVHNPELDIEGLLLTMYDSRLRLSNQVVEEVQKHFNDMVFKTIIQRNVKLSEAPSYGESIINYDASSKGASNYLSLAKEIITKNS; the protein is encoded by the coding sequence ATGGGTAAAATCATTGCAATTGCCAATCAAAAAGGTGGTGTAGGAAAAACAACAACCTCAGTAAACTTAGCTGCTTCACTGGGTGTTTTAGAGAAAAAAGTGTTGCTAATTGATGCAGACCCACAAGCCAATGCAACGTCTGGTTTAGGCATAGATGTCGAGTCGGTAGACATAGGTACCTATCAATTATTAGAGCACACCAATAGTGCTAAACAAGCCATAGTTAAAACCGAAACACCAAACCTAGATATTATTCCTGCTCATATAGATTTGGTAGCTATAGAAATAGAATTGGTAGATAAAGATGAGCGAGAATATATGCTTAAAAAAGCATTACAAGACATAAAAAACGATTACGATTTTATATTAATAGATTGTGCACCATCCTTAGGATTGTTAACGCTTAATGCCTTAACTGCTGCAGATGCAGTCATCATTCCAATCCAATGCGAATATTTTGCATTAGAAGGCTTAGGCAAATTATTAAACACCGTAAAAAGTGTACAAAAGGTTCATAATCCTGAATTAGATATTGAAGGCTTATTACTAACCATGTACGATTCGCGTTTACGCTTATCTAACCAAGTGGTAGAAGAAGTACAAAAGCATTTTAACGATATGGTTTTTAAAACCATTATACAACGTAACGTTAAACTAAGTGAAGCACCAAGTTATGGCGAAAGCATTATAAATTATGATGCCTCTAGTAAAGGTGCTAGTAATTACTTAAGTTTAGCTAAAGAAATTATTACAAAAAACTCCTAA